From the genome of Vicia villosa cultivar HV-30 ecotype Madison, WI unplaced genomic scaffold, Vvil1.0 ctg.002905F_1_1, whole genome shotgun sequence, one region includes:
- the LOC131640042 gene encoding receptor-like kinase TMK3, which translates to MINLPRFKISGSLSPSVANLGSLVDIRLEGNHINGVVPSNWTSLMNLKLLDLSDNDISPPLPVFRNGLKPMVDGNSLLNGGGAKGPSSGKNSTSGGSGSTSDDTKGGSDSSSSDSVETKKSKRKNVVLIVAPIAGVAAAAFLLIPLYAYCFRRTKDGFQAPSSLVVHPRDPSDSDSAVKIVVVNNTNGSVSTLTGSRTGSRNSSAFGESHVIEAGNLVISVQVLRNVTKNFAPENELGRGGFGVVYKGELDDGTKIAVKRMEAGVITNKALDEFQAEIAVLSKVRHRHLVALIGYSMEGNERILVYEYMPQGALSQHLFHWKSLGLEPLSWKRRLNIALDVARGMEYLHTLAQQSFIHRDLKSSNILLADDFRAKVLDFGLVKLAPNGEKSVVTKLAGTFGYLAPEYAVTGKITTKVDVFSFGVVLMELLSGLMALDEDRPEESQYLAAWFWNIKSDKNKLMAAIDPTLEITDETFESVSIIAELAGHCTAKEPNQRPEMGHAVNILAPLVEKWKPFDDDPDEYSDIDYSLPLNQMVKGWQEAEGKDTSYMDLEDSKSSIPARPTGFADSFTSADGR; encoded by the exons ATGATTAATTTGCCGCGTTTTAAGATTAGTGGTAGTTTGAGTCCTTCTGTTGCGAATTTAGGTTCTTTGGTTGATATTAGATTGGAGGGTAATCATATAAATGGTGTTGTGCCTAGTAATTGGACTAGTTTGATGAATCTGAAGTTGTTGGATCTGAGTGATAATGATATTTCTCCTCCTTTGCCGGTTTTTAGAAATGGGTTGAAACCTATGGTTGATGGGAATTCTTTGTTGAATGGTGGTGGAGCGAAAGGTCCTTCCTCTGGGAAAAACAGTACGTCGGGTGGATCGGGGAGTACGAGTGATGATACGAAGGGAGGGTCGGATTCAAGTTCGAGTGATTCGGTTGAAACGAAGAAATCCAAAAGGAAAAACGTGGTTTTGATTGTAGCTCCCATTGCTGGTGTTGCGGCTGCTGCTTTTCTGTTGATTCCGCTTTACGCATATTGTTTTAGAAGGACAAAGGATGGATTTCAGGCTCCGAGTTCACTTGTGGTTCACCCGAGAGATCCGTCTGATTCGGACAGTGCTGTAAAGATAGTTGTTGTTAATAATACCAACGGAAGTGTTTCCACTTTGACAGGGAGCAGGACAGGGAGTAGAAACAGCAGCGCGTTTGGGGAGTCTCATGTCATTGAAGCTGGAAATCTTGTGATATCGGTTCAAGTTCTAAGAAACGTGACGAAGAATTTCGCCCCTGAGAATGAGCTCGGTCGCGGTGGATTTGGAGTTGTTTATAAGGGAGAGTTGGACGACGGGACTAAGATTGCAGTAAAAAGAATGGAAGCAGGTGTGATAACCAATAAAGCCTTGGATGAATTTCAAGCTGAAATCGCAGTTCTGTCGAAAGTTCGACATCGACATCTAGTGGCCCTTATAGGTTATTCCATGGAAGGTAACGAGAGGATTCTAGTGTATGAGTATATGCCACAAGGCGCTCTCAGTCAGCATCTTTTCCATTGGAAAAGCCTCGGACTCGAGCCTCTCTCGTGGAAGAGGAGACTCAACATTGCCTTGGATGTTGCTAGAGGAATGGAGTATCTTCATACTCTGGCTCAACAGAGCTTCATTCACAGGGATCTTAAGTCCTCAAATATTTTACTCGCTGATGATTTTAGAGCTAAAGTCTTGGATTTCGGATTGGTAAAACTCGCACCTAATGGCGAAAAATCTGTAGTGACTAAACTTGCTGGGACTTTTGGATACTTGGCTCCTGAATATGCAG TGACAGGAAAAATCACAACCAAAGTAGATGTTTTCAGTTTCGGCGTCGTGTTAATGGAGCTGTTGTCTGGATTGATGGCACTCGACGAGGATAGACCCGAGGAAAGCCAATACTTAGCAGCATGGTTCTGGAATATAAAATCCGATAAGAATAAACTAATGGCTGCAATTGACCCAACTCTCGAAATAACCGACGAAACATTCGAGAGCGTCTCAATTATCGCAGAGCTAGCCGGCCACTGCACAGCTAAAGAACCAAACCAAAGGCCAGAAATGGGTCATGCTGTCAACATCCTCGCACCACTCGTTGAAAAATGGAAACCGTTTGACGACGACCCCGACGAGTATTCCGACATCGACTATAGTCTTCCACTTAACCAAATGGTGAAGGGTTGGCAGGAGGCGGAAGGAAAAGACACAAGTTATATGGACTTAGAAGACAGTAAGAGTAGTATCCCCGCGAGACCTACTGGATTTGCGGATTCTTTTACTTCGGCGGATGGCCGGTGA
- the LOC131640039 gene encoding uncharacterized protein LOC131640039, with amino-acid sequence MAASSPLNTKSNFHARSISLPSRPHPLFLKCSEHLETLLKSSNETFSSSLIYHKIDGLRDLIECVENLIQLPLTQDALVHDHQENWVNNLLDGSLRLLDVCSAAKDAVIHTKECTRELQSIIRRRGDGADVIAEAKKFMTSRKVVKKAISKALTNLKGDTKSCNRLSTNKDHQTLALIKLLQDVEVATLTTFQTTLQFISGTTPSKSNSWGSISKLIQPKRVACSLVADESEFGQVDVALQCFLFTKTGKLEAINDLHNHLLKIECCSQDLEEGLEFLFRRLIKIRVSLLNTLNH; translated from the coding sequence ATGGCAGCTTCTTCTCCTTTGAACACAAAATCCAATTTCCATGCTCGCTCAATCAGCTTGCCATCTAGACCCCACCCCCTATTTCTTAAATGCAGTGAACATTTGGAGACCTTATTAAAGTCTTCAAATGAAACTTTCTCCTCTTCGTTAATTTACCATAAGATTGATGGCTTGCGAGATTTGATCGAGTGTGTTGAAAATTTGATTCAGCTTCCACTCACACAAGATGCACTTGTCCATGATCATCAAGAAAATTGGGTAAATAACCTATTGGATGGATCCTTAAGGCTCTTAGATGTATGTAGTGCTGCAAAAGATGCTGTAATTCATACAAAAGAATGCACAAGGGAACTTCAATCCATCATAAGAAGAAGAGGAGACGGAGCGGACGTCATTGCGGAGGCCAAGAAATTCATGACATCTAGAAAAGTAGTGAAAAAGGCCATTTCCAAAGCCTTGACAAATTTGAAGGGAGATACCAAAAGTTGCAACAGGTTATCAACAAACAAAGACCATCAAACATTGGCTTTGATTAAATTATTACAAGATGTTGAAGTAGCTACACTAACTACATTCCAGACAACGCTGCAATTTATCTCAGGGACCACACCGTCAAAATCCAACAGTTGGGGCTCCATTTCCAAGCTTATACAGCCTAAAAGAGTTGCTTGCTCTCTAGTTGCAGATGAGAGTGAATTTGGCCAAGTGGATGTAGCATTGCAGTGTTTCCTATTTACCAAGACTGGAAAACTTGAAGCTATCAATGATCTACATAACCATTTGTTAAAAATAGAATGTTGCAGTCAGGACCTTGAAGAAGGACTTGAGTTTCTGTTTAGGCGTCTCATTAAAATCCGAGTCTCACTTCTTAATACCCTCAATCATTAG